The following proteins come from a genomic window of Pseudomonas sp. WJP1:
- a CDS encoding ExbD/TolR family protein: protein MKFRRKQRENVDINLASLIDVVFILLLFFVVTTTFTRETQLRVDLPEAVSGAPSDDQTRQLDIAISADGVFSVNNQVLPKSDLATLMDALQKQSNGDTSRPLSISADGKSQHQSVITAMDAAGKLGFSHLRMTTVEAAPAAP from the coding sequence GTGAAATTCCGCCGCAAGCAACGGGAGAATGTGGACATCAACCTCGCGTCGCTGATCGACGTGGTGTTTATCCTGCTGCTGTTTTTCGTCGTGACCACCACGTTCACCCGTGAAACCCAGTTGCGCGTCGATCTGCCCGAAGCGGTCAGCGGTGCACCTTCCGATGACCAGACCCGGCAACTGGACATCGCGATCAGTGCCGATGGCGTGTTTTCGGTGAACAACCAGGTATTGCCCAAAAGCGACCTTGCGACGCTGATGGATGCCCTGCAGAAACAATCCAATGGCGACACCAGTCGGCCGCTGTCCATCAGCGCCGACGGAAAATCCCAGCATCAGTCGGTCATCACCGCCATGGACGCTGCCGGCAAGCTCGGCTTCAGCCATTTGCGCATGACCACGGTCGAGGCGGCTCCGGCCGCGCCCTGA
- a CDS encoding MotA/TolQ/ExbB proton channel family protein, translating to MWELVKSGGWMMLPIILSSIAAMAIVAERLWTLRASRVTPEHLLGQVWVWIKDKQLNKEKLKELRANSPLGEILAAGLANSRHGREIMKECIEEAAARVIHELERYINALGTIAAMAPLLGLLGTVLGMIDIFSAFMGTGMTTNAAVLAGGISKALITTAAGLMVGIPSVFFHRFLQRRIDELVVGMEQEAIKLVEVVQGDRDVDLAGVKA from the coding sequence GTGTGGGAATTGGTCAAATCCGGCGGCTGGATGATGCTGCCGATCATCCTGAGTTCCATCGCGGCCATGGCAATTGTTGCCGAACGCCTGTGGACCCTGCGGGCCAGTCGCGTGACCCCGGAGCATTTGCTCGGGCAGGTCTGGGTCTGGATCAAGGACAAGCAACTCAATAAGGAAAAGCTCAAGGAGCTGCGCGCCAATTCGCCGTTGGGTGAAATCCTGGCCGCTGGCCTGGCGAATTCCCGGCATGGTCGCGAGATCATGAAGGAGTGTATCGAAGAGGCCGCCGCGCGGGTCATCCACGAGCTGGAGCGCTACATCAATGCCCTCGGCACCATCGCCGCCATGGCCCCGTTGCTGGGACTGCTGGGCACGGTGCTGGGCATGATCGATATTTTCAGCGCGTTCATGGGCACGGGCATGACCACCAACGCCGCAGTGCTGGCCGGGGGTATCTCCAAGGCGCTGATTACCACGGCTGCCGGTTTGATGGTCGGTATCCCGTCGGTATTCTTCCACCGCTTCCTGCAACGCCGGATCGATGAACTGGTGGTGGGCATGGAGCAGGAAGCGATCAAGCTGGTCGAAGTCGTGCAGGGTGATCGTGACGTGGATCTGGCGGGGGTCAAAGCGTGA
- a CDS encoding DNA internalization-related competence protein ComEC/Rec2 has product MRTGMMALALGLLALRFLPVLPPVWLWLLMPVAGLMLLPFRTYPAAFFLFGLSWACANAQWALDDRLSPALDGETRWVEGRVSGLPQNGEGVVRFELTDSQSRRTVLPQHLRLAWYDGPPVNSGERWRLAVKLKRPVGLLNPHAFDYEAWLLAQRIGATGTVKAGERLAPARWAWRDGIRQRLQAVDAQGRTGVLVALVLGDGAGLSREDWQVLQDTGTVHLLVISGQHVGLLAGLVYLLIAGLARYGLWPGRLPWLPWACGLAFVAALGYGLLAGFEVPVRRACLMIGLVLLWRLRFRHLGAWWPLLLALNGVLLMDPLASLQPGFWLSFAAVAVLIFTFGGRLGPWPWWQTWTRAQWLIAIGLGPFLLVLGLPISLSGPLVNLLAVPWISLVVLPPALLGTLLLPVPYIGEGLLWLAGGLIDWLFTGLALVAGKVPAWVPAAIPLWVWGIGTLGAFLLLLPRGVPIRPLGWPLLLLLVFPPRPMLPEGIAEVWQLDVGQGLAIMVRTRHHTLLYDAGPRVRGLDQGERVVLPALRKLGVKAVDLMLISHAHADHSGGARAVANGLPVKRVLSGEPADLPGELQAGGCESGRQWTWDGVNFQLWHWPLARDSNQNSCVLQIEANGERLLLSGDIDTHAERALLDSALAVPTDWLQAPHHGSRSSSSMALLNVLKPKAALISRGHGNSFGHPHPVVIERYRHRAMAIYDSAEQGAVHLQLGRFEAPRSMRQERRFWRDPPP; this is encoded by the coding sequence ATGCGCACAGGGATGATGGCGCTGGCGTTGGGCCTGTTGGCCTTGCGTTTTTTACCGGTGTTACCGCCGGTCTGGTTGTGGTTATTGATGCCGGTGGCCGGCTTGATGTTGCTGCCGTTCAGGACGTATCCGGCGGCGTTTTTCCTGTTCGGCCTGAGTTGGGCCTGCGCCAATGCCCAATGGGCCCTGGATGATCGGCTGTCGCCGGCCCTCGACGGGGAAACGCGTTGGGTCGAAGGGCGGGTCAGCGGGTTGCCACAGAATGGCGAGGGTGTGGTGCGTTTCGAACTGACCGATAGTCAGTCACGCCGCACCGTCCTGCCGCAACATTTACGTTTGGCCTGGTACGACGGCCCGCCGGTCAACAGCGGTGAACGCTGGCGGCTGGCGGTCAAGCTGAAGCGACCCGTGGGGTTGCTCAATCCACATGCCTTCGACTACGAGGCCTGGCTGTTGGCGCAACGTATTGGTGCAACCGGTACCGTCAAGGCCGGGGAGCGACTTGCGCCTGCCCGGTGGGCCTGGCGCGACGGTATCCGCCAGAGGCTGCAGGCCGTGGACGCCCAGGGCCGGACTGGCGTGCTGGTGGCGTTGGTGCTCGGAGACGGCGCGGGGCTCAGTCGCGAAGACTGGCAGGTGTTGCAAGACACCGGCACCGTGCACCTGTTGGTGATTTCCGGGCAACACGTCGGCTTGTTGGCGGGGCTGGTTTATCTGTTGATCGCCGGGCTTGCCCGTTACGGCTTGTGGCCAGGCCGTCTGCCATGGTTGCCCTGGGCCTGCGGCCTGGCTTTCGTTGCCGCCCTTGGCTATGGGCTGCTGGCTGGCTTCGAAGTGCCGGTTCGCCGGGCCTGCCTGATGATCGGCCTGGTGCTGCTGTGGCGCCTGCGTTTTCGCCACCTCGGTGCCTGGTGGCCGCTGTTGCTGGCGCTCAATGGCGTCTTGCTGATGGACCCGTTGGCGAGTCTGCAACCGGGTTTCTGGCTGTCCTTCGCGGCGGTGGCGGTGCTGATCTTCACGTTCGGTGGGCGCCTGGGACCTTGGCCATGGTGGCAAACCTGGACCCGTGCACAGTGGCTGATCGCTATCGGCCTTGGCCCGTTCTTGCTGGTCCTGGGATTGCCGATCAGCCTCAGCGGGCCACTGGTCAACCTGCTGGCGGTGCCCTGGATCAGCCTGGTGGTGCTGCCCCCTGCATTGCTCGGCACACTGTTGCTGCCGGTGCCCTACATCGGCGAGGGGTTGCTGTGGCTGGCGGGTGGCTTGATCGATTGGCTGTTCACTGGGCTGGCATTGGTCGCCGGCAAGGTTCCCGCGTGGGTGCCCGCGGCCATTCCGCTATGGGTCTGGGGCATCGGCACACTGGGCGCCTTTTTGTTGCTGCTGCCGCGCGGCGTGCCGATACGACCGTTAGGCTGGCCTTTGCTGCTATTGCTGGTTTTTCCGCCGCGGCCGATGCTGCCCGAAGGCATTGCCGAGGTCTGGCAACTGGATGTGGGGCAAGGGCTGGCGATCATGGTGCGCACTCGCCATCACACACTGTTGTATGACGCCGGTCCGCGTGTGCGTGGTCTTGACCAGGGTGAGCGGGTGGTACTGCCGGCACTGCGCAAACTGGGGGTGAAGGCGGTCGACCTGATGTTGATCAGCCATGCCCATGCCGATCACTCCGGTGGCGCCCGGGCAGTGGCCAATGGCTTGCCGGTCAAACGGGTGCTCAGTGGCGAACCTGCCGACCTGCCTGGCGAGTTGCAGGCCGGGGGCTGTGAGAGCGGCCGGCAATGGACGTGGGACGGGGTGAACTTTCAACTGTGGCACTGGCCGCTGGCCAGGGACAGCAACCAGAATTCCTGCGTGTTGCAGATCGAAGCCAATGGCGAGCGATTGTTGCTCAGCGGTGACATCGACACCCACGCCGAACGCGCGTTGCTCGACAGCGCATTGGCCGTGCCTACCGATTGGTTGCAGGCACCGCACCACGGTAGTCGCAGTTCGTCTTCGATGGCGCTGCTCAACGTCTTGAAGCCCAAGGCGGCACTGATCTCCCGTGGTCATGGCAACTCGTTCGGCCATCCCCATCCGGTGGTGATCGAACGCTATCGGCATCGTGCGATGGCGATCTACGACAGTGCGGAGCAAGGCGCCGTTCATCTGCAGCTGGGGCGTTTCGAAGCGCCGCGCTCAATGCGTCAAGAACGTCGTTTCTGGCGTGATCCGCCACCCTAG
- a CDS encoding DUF2062 domain-containing protein → MPRRLFKRYMPDPTSIREHKSLRFLGTLLHDPNLWHLNRHSVARAMAVGLFAAFLPIPLQMLVAAVLAIIVRGNMPIAVSLVWLTNPITMPAVFFCTYQTGAWLMDVPARHLPDELTWEWISGELSTLWQPFLLGSVVVGVVLGALAYCLVMMYWRWWVARQWRRRKQSRM, encoded by the coding sequence ATGCCCCGGCGCTTATTCAAACGCTACATGCCAGACCCGACCAGCATCAGGGAACACAAGTCCTTACGCTTTCTCGGCACCCTGCTGCATGACCCGAACCTCTGGCACCTCAATCGCCATTCCGTCGCCCGGGCCATGGCGGTCGGCCTGTTCGCGGCATTCCTGCCGATTCCGTTGCAGATGCTGGTCGCTGCGGTTCTCGCGATCATCGTGCGCGGCAACATGCCGATTGCGGTCAGCCTGGTCTGGCTGACCAACCCGATCACCATGCCGGCGGTGTTCTTCTGCACTTATCAGACCGGGGCCTGGTTGATGGATGTTCCCGCACGGCACCTGCCGGACGAGCTGACCTGGGAATGGATAAGCGGTGAGCTCTCGACCTTGTGGCAGCCATTTTTGCTGGGGTCGGTGGTGGTAGGCGTTGTGCTTGGGGCGTTGGCCTATTGTCTGGTGATGATGTATTGGCGCTGGTGGGTTGCGCGGCAGTGGCGGCGGCGTAAGCAGAGTCGTATGTGA
- a CDS encoding ABC transporter permease, translating to MSSELQPNLVALNTIVYREVRRFTRIWPQTLLPPAITMVLYFVIFGNLIGRQIGDMGGFTYMEYIVPGLIMMSVITNSYGNVVSSFFGSKFQRSIEELMVSPVSPHTILIGYTLGGVLRGLMVGIIVTLLSLFFTDLQVHHLGVTILVVVLTATIFSLLGFINAVFARNFDDISIIPTFVLTPLTYLGGVFYSISLLPPFWQTVSLANPVLHMVNAFRYGILGVSDIRISIAITFMVVATVVLYIGCARLLVSGRGMRT from the coding sequence ATGAGTTCCGAGCTGCAGCCCAACCTCGTAGCCCTCAACACCATCGTTTACCGTGAGGTCCGGCGCTTTACCCGGATCTGGCCGCAGACCCTGCTGCCGCCAGCGATCACCATGGTTCTGTACTTCGTGATTTTCGGCAATCTGATCGGCCGGCAAATCGGCGACATGGGTGGCTTCACCTATATGGAGTACATCGTGCCGGGGCTGATCATGATGTCGGTGATCACCAACTCCTACGGCAACGTGGTGTCGAGTTTCTTCGGCAGCAAGTTCCAGCGTTCCATTGAGGAACTGATGGTATCGCCGGTGTCGCCGCACACCATTCTGATCGGCTACACCCTCGGTGGTGTGCTGCGCGGCCTGATGGTCGGGATCATCGTGACGCTGTTGTCGCTGTTCTTCACTGATTTGCAGGTGCATCACCTGGGCGTGACCATTCTGGTGGTGGTGCTGACGGCGACCATCTTCTCGCTGCTGGGCTTCATCAACGCCGTGTTTGCGCGCAACTTCGATGACATCTCGATCATCCCGACGTTTGTGCTGACGCCCTTGACCTATCTGGGCGGGGTGTTCTACTCGATCTCGTTGCTGCCGCCGTTCTGGCAGACCGTGTCCTTGGCCAACCCGGTGTTGCACATGGTCAATGCGTTTCGCTACGGCATTCTCGGGGTTTCGGATATCCGGATCAGCATTGCGATTACGTTCATGGTGGTGGCGACGGTTGTGTTGTACATCGGTTGTGCGCGGTTGCTGGTGAGTGGGCGGGGGATGCGTACTTAA
- a CDS encoding ABC transporter ATP-binding protein: MSSALSIRQLTKTYGNGFQALSGIDLDVAEGDFFALLGPNGAGKSTTIGILSTLVNKTSGTVNIFGHDLDKNPAALKRSIGVVPQEFNFNQFEKTFDIVVTQAGYYGIPSKVAKERAEQYLTQLGLWDKRDVPSRSLSGGMKRRLMIARALVHEPRLLILDEPTAGVDIELRRSMWTFLTELNKKGITIILTTHYLEEAEQLCRNIGIIDHGTIVENTSMKQLLGQLHVETFLLDLKNSVSAPPQLIGYPSRLLDGHTLEVQVDKSMGITALFTQLAQQNIEVLSLRNKTNRLEELFVSLVEKNLSKVAV, translated from the coding sequence ATGAGTTCCGCTCTGTCCATACGGCAGCTAACCAAAACCTACGGCAACGGTTTCCAGGCCTTGAGTGGTATCGATCTGGATGTCGCCGAAGGTGACTTCTTCGCCTTGCTCGGCCCCAACGGCGCCGGCAAATCCACGACCATCGGTATTCTCTCGACCCTGGTGAACAAGACCAGCGGCACGGTGAATATCTTCGGTCACGACCTGGACAAGAACCCGGCGGCGCTCAAGCGGTCCATCGGCGTGGTACCCCAGGAGTTCAACTTCAACCAGTTCGAAAAGACCTTCGACATCGTCGTGACCCAGGCCGGTTACTACGGCATCCCGTCGAAAGTCGCCAAGGAACGCGCCGAGCAGTACCTGACCCAGCTGGGCCTGTGGGATAAGCGCGATGTGCCGTCGCGTTCGCTGTCCGGCGGCATGAAGCGTCGCCTGATGATCGCCCGCGCGCTGGTCCACGAACCGCGCCTGTTGATCCTCGACGAACCGACTGCCGGGGTGGACATCGAGCTGCGTCGTTCGATGTGGACCTTCCTCACCGAGCTGAACAAGAAAGGCATCACCATCATCCTCACCACCCACTATCTGGAAGAGGCTGAGCAGTTGTGCCGCAACATCGGCATCATCGACCATGGCACCATCGTCGAGAACACCAGCATGAAGCAGCTGCTCGGCCAGCTGCATGTCGAGACTTTCCTGCTGGATTTGAAGAACAGTGTGAGCGCGCCGCCGCAGCTGATCGGCTATCCATCACGTTTGCTCGATGGCCATACCCTGGAAGTCCAGGTGGATAAAAGCATGGGCATCACTGCGCTGTTCACTCAGCTGGCCCAGCAGAACATCGAAGTGCTGAGCCTGCGTAACAAAACCAATCGCCTCGAGGAGTTGTTCGTGTCCCTGGTGGAGAAAAATCTGTCGAAGGTGGCGGTATGA
- a CDS encoding glutathione S-transferase family protein encodes MLKIWGRKNSSNVRKPLWAAEELGLAYEAIDAGGAFGVVDTPEYRAMNPNGRVPVIEEDGFVLWESNAIVRYLMARHAPNTPWYPADLQARASAEKWMDWTTSSFAGPFRTVFWGVLRTPADQQDWPAIKAAIKECETLLAMADQALATQPYLSGDEIGMGDIPLGSFIYAWFEMPIEPSPLPRLEAWYARLKQRPAYRKAVMTALT; translated from the coding sequence ATGCTGAAGATCTGGGGTCGGAAAAATTCATCGAATGTCAGAAAACCATTGTGGGCCGCCGAGGAACTGGGCTTGGCCTATGAGGCCATCGATGCGGGTGGCGCCTTCGGTGTTGTCGATACGCCCGAGTACCGCGCCATGAACCCCAATGGCCGCGTGCCGGTGATTGAAGAGGATGGGTTCGTGTTGTGGGAGTCCAACGCCATCGTCCGTTATCTGATGGCCAGGCATGCGCCGAACACCCCGTGGTATCCGGCAGACCTGCAAGCGCGGGCCAGCGCCGAGAAGTGGATGGACTGGACCACTTCGAGTTTTGCAGGACCCTTCCGTACAGTGTTCTGGGGCGTTTTGCGCACCCCCGCCGATCAACAGGACTGGCCCGCGATCAAGGCGGCGATCAAGGAATGCGAGACACTGCTGGCGATGGCAGACCAGGCACTGGCGACCCAGCCATACCTGTCCGGTGACGAGATCGGCATGGGCGACATTCCCTTGGGCAGTTTCATTTATGCCTGGTTCGAGATGCCGATCGAACCTTCGCCGCTGCCCCGCCTGGAGGCCTGGTACGCAAGGTTGAAACAGCGTCCGGCGTATCGCAAGGCGGTCATGACCGCGTTGACTTAA
- a CDS encoding transglutaminase-like domain-containing protein, whose amino-acid sequence MDEYLSPGRFIDSDHPSVVEFAEKHRGTSRDPLEQAIHLYYAVREAVRYNPYTFSRDPQTLRGSYALAAGESYCVPKATLLAGAARHCGIAARIGLADVRNHLSTPRLLELLKSDVFAMHGYTELYLKGRWVKATPAFNQGLCDLFNVAPLEFDGINDSVFHPFNRDGEKLMEYLIDHGQFTDVPERFFFEHLEKCYPHLFGEHLAPLLGDMQSDLSRA is encoded by the coding sequence ATGGACGAGTACCTGAGCCCCGGCCGCTTCATCGATAGTGACCACCCTTCGGTGGTGGAGTTCGCCGAAAAACATCGCGGTACCAGTCGCGACCCGCTCGAGCAGGCGATCCATCTCTATTACGCCGTTCGCGAGGCGGTGCGCTACAACCCGTACACCTTCAGCCGCGATCCACAGACCCTGCGTGGCAGCTATGCATTGGCGGCCGGGGAAAGTTACTGCGTGCCCAAAGCCACGCTGCTGGCCGGTGCAGCGCGGCATTGCGGGATTGCTGCACGCATCGGTCTGGCGGACGTACGCAATCATCTGTCGACCCCGCGCCTGCTCGAATTGCTCAAGAGCGACGTGTTCGCCATGCATGGCTACACCGAGCTTTACCTGAAGGGTCGTTGGGTCAAGGCCACCCCTGCGTTCAACCAGGGCTTGTGCGACCTGTTCAATGTGGCACCGCTGGAATTCGACGGGATCAATGACAGCGTTTTCCATCCCTTCAATCGCGACGGCGAGAAACTGATGGAGTACCTGATCGACCACGGCCAGTTCACCGACGTGCCGGAAAGGTTCTTCTTCGAGCACCTTGAAAAGTGCTATCCGCACTTGTTCGGCGAGCATCTTGCGCCGCTGCTGGGGGACATGCAGAGCGATTTGAGTCGCGCCTGA
- a CDS encoding acyl-CoA dehydrogenase, whose amino-acid sequence MLLLWILVLVVGIAYLAHRRIAPLPVLGIVAVYLLAMGAFSRAPGWLLLIFWVLTAAVAAPLLLPDLRRKFFSAPMFNWFQKTLPPMSETERDAIEAGTVWWDGELFSGRPDWNKLLSYPKAQLNEEEQAFIDGPTEELCAMVSDWQLGQTMDLPAEAWTYIKDNGFFALIIPKEFGGKGFSAYAHSQVAMKLASHSGDLASTVMVPNSLGPAELLLHYGTDEQRNHYLPRLARGDEIPCFALTGPLAGSDAGGMPDTGVICKGEWEGKETLGLRLNWEKRYITLGPVATLLGLAFKAYDPDHLLGEEEDLGISLALIPTDLPGVEIGRRHLPLGAAFMNGPNSGKDVFVPLEFLIGGQEMLGKGWMMLMNCLSVGRSISLPAVGTGMAKFTSLVTGQYAQIREQFNVPIAAFEGIQEAMARIGGNAWMMDAARMLTANAVDLGEKPSVLSAILKYHLTERGRECISHAMDVHGGKAIIMGPNNYLGRKWNGAPIFITVEGANILSRNLMIFGQGAIRCHPFVLKEMALATREDKDQALTEFDGLLLKHIGFAVGNAASTLVLNLGFGHLEHVPGDKLSQGYFRALNRQAAAFALLADLSMMLLGGELKRRERLSARLGDVLSNLYLASAALKRYNDLDSPEYMKPLFTWAMEESLGHGERAMDELLNNFPNKVLACLLRVIVFPFGRRHKGPSDKLGAEVAAVIGRAKGDPALEEVLLGCYRPQSAEDPVGVLQHTCNLLDATQPLRKKLHVALKSGQVKPVAGEDVIDTALEAGVLQPMEAHTLSQAQAARRKVIDVDDFAKEEIALTNGNVR is encoded by the coding sequence ATGCTGCTGTTGTGGATACTGGTTCTGGTTGTCGGGATAGCTTATTTAGCCCACCGTCGCATCGCGCCGCTGCCTGTCCTGGGCATCGTGGCTGTCTATCTGCTGGCAATGGGCGCGTTCAGCCGCGCACCGGGCTGGCTGCTTTTGATTTTCTGGGTACTGACCGCCGCCGTGGCGGCCCCCCTGCTGTTGCCTGATCTGCGCCGCAAATTCTTCAGCGCACCGATGTTCAACTGGTTCCAGAAAACCCTGCCGCCGATGTCGGAAACCGAACGTGACGCCATCGAAGCCGGCACCGTGTGGTGGGACGGCGAGCTGTTCAGCGGTCGCCCGGACTGGAACAAACTACTGTCCTACCCCAAAGCGCAACTGAACGAAGAAGAACAGGCCTTTATCGACGGCCCGACTGAAGAACTCTGCGCCATGGTCAGCGACTGGCAGCTCGGGCAAACCATGGACTTGCCGGCCGAGGCCTGGACCTACATCAAGGACAACGGCTTCTTTGCCCTGATCATTCCCAAGGAGTTTGGCGGCAAGGGTTTCTCGGCCTATGCCCACTCGCAAGTGGCGATGAAACTGGCCAGCCACAGCGGCGATCTCGCCTCCACCGTGATGGTCCCCAATTCCCTCGGCCCGGCCGAGCTGTTGCTGCATTACGGCACTGATGAACAACGCAACCACTACCTGCCACGCCTGGCGCGCGGCGACGAAATCCCCTGCTTTGCACTGACCGGTCCCTTGGCCGGCTCCGACGCGGGCGGCATGCCCGACACCGGGGTGATCTGCAAAGGCGAATGGGAAGGCAAGGAAACCCTCGGCCTGCGCCTGAACTGGGAAAAGCGCTACATCACCCTGGGTCCGGTCGCCACCCTGCTCGGCCTGGCATTCAAGGCCTACGACCCGGACCATCTGCTGGGAGAAGAGGAAGACCTGGGTATCAGCCTCGCGCTGATCCCAACCGATCTACCCGGTGTGGAAATCGGCCGTCGCCACCTGCCCCTGGGCGCGGCATTCATGAATGGACCGAACTCCGGCAAGGACGTGTTCGTACCGCTGGAGTTCCTGATCGGCGGCCAGGAAATGCTCGGCAAGGGCTGGATGATGCTGATGAATTGCCTGTCCGTCGGGCGCTCGATTTCCCTGCCGGCGGTGGGCACCGGCATGGCCAAGTTCACCAGCCTGGTGACCGGCCAGTACGCGCAGATTCGCGAGCAGTTCAACGTGCCGATTGCCGCTTTCGAAGGTATTCAGGAAGCCATGGCACGCATCGGCGGCAACGCCTGGATGATGGATGCCGCGCGGATGCTGACCGCCAACGCGGTGGACCTCGGCGAGAAACCGTCGGTGCTGTCGGCGATTCTCAAGTACCACCTCACCGAGCGTGGCCGCGAGTGCATCAGCCACGCGATGGATGTGCACGGCGGCAAGGCGATCATCATGGGGCCGAACAACTACCTGGGGCGCAAATGGAACGGCGCACCGATCTTCATTACCGTGGAAGGCGCGAACATTCTTTCGCGCAACCTGATGATCTTCGGCCAGGGCGCGATTCGCTGCCACCCCTTCGTGCTCAAGGAAATGGCCCTGGCCACTCGGGAGGACAAGGATCAGGCACTCACCGAGTTCGATGGCCTGCTGCTCAAGCACATCGGTTTTGCCGTGGGCAACGCCGCCAGCACGCTGGTATTGAACCTCGGCTTCGGGCACCTGGAGCACGTGCCGGGCGACAAGCTCAGCCAGGGTTATTTCCGCGCGCTGAACCGTCAGGCTGCCGCGTTCGCCCTCCTCGCCGACCTCAGCATGATGCTGCTCGGCGGCGAACTGAAACGCCGCGAGCGCTTGTCGGCACGTCTCGGTGATGTGCTGAGCAACCTGTATCTGGCCAGCGCCGCGCTCAAGCGTTACAACGACCTCGACTCGCCGGAATACATGAAGCCGCTGTTTACCTGGGCCATGGAGGAAAGCCTCGGTCACGGCGAGCGGGCCATGGATGAACTGCTGAACAACTTTCCGAACAAGGTGCTGGCCTGCCTGTTGCGGGTGATCGTGTTCCCGTTCGGGCGACGCCACAAAGGGCCATCGGATAAACTCGGCGCCGAAGTCGCGGCAGTGATTGGTCGCGCCAAGGGTGATCCGGCCCTGGAAGAAGTGCTGCTGGGTTGCTACCGCCCGCAATCGGCCGAAGACCCTGTTGGCGTCCTGCAGCACACCTGCAACCTGCTGGACGCTACGCAGCCCTTGCGCAAGAAACTGCATGTGGCGCTCAAGAGCGGCCAGGTCAAACCGGTCGCAGGGGAAGATGTCATCGATACGGCATTGGAAGCCGGCGTGTTACAACCGATGGAGGCCCACACGCTCAGTCAGGCCCAGGCGGCGCGACGCAAGGTGATCGACGTGGATGATTTCGCTAAAGAGGAAATAGCACTGACCAATGGGAATGTCCGCTGA
- a CDS encoding PA2817 family protein, whose protein sequence is MSNIVADHLVLLDHLRSILVAVGEAEQVPDESHALFLERFDELLALLPVDPIESQYLGQDILCQVITRYPQIAHLVPRDLLWYFAGDCLHYMPDDEIDLYQALEERRFEAEQNDEPFDWNQEKQLLSLSNQDSKH, encoded by the coding sequence GTGTCCAACATTGTTGCCGATCATCTCGTTTTGCTCGACCATTTGCGCAGCATCCTGGTCGCCGTAGGTGAGGCCGAACAGGTTCCCGACGAAAGCCATGCCTTGTTCCTGGAGCGCTTCGACGAACTGCTTGCACTGCTGCCGGTCGACCCGATCGAAAGCCAATACCTGGGCCAGGACATCCTGTGCCAGGTCATCACCCGCTACCCGCAAATCGCCCACCTGGTTCCGCGCGACCTGCTGTGGTACTTCGCCGGTGACTGCCTGCATTACATGCCCGATGATGAAATCGACCTGTACCAGGCACTGGAAGAGCGTCGTTTCGAAGCCGAACAGAACGACGAACCTTTCGACTGGAACCAGGAAAAACAGCTGCTGTCCTTGTCCAATCAGGACAGCAAGCACTGA
- a CDS encoding LysR family transcriptional regulator, which translates to MSINLPLPLLGEMAIFVKVVETGSFSEAARQLGSSPSAVSRSISRLEKALATRLLQRTTRKLRLSDGGEEVFKRCQEMVNAARSVMEISGQFTDEPEGVVRLSVPKAVGRIVIHPHMPEFLRRYPKVDVELLLEDRQVDLIDDHVDLAIRITDRPPAGLVGRQLLSIDHLLCATPQYLAEHGTPTHPHDLLNHSCIYLGETPSDARWKFKKGSKTVTVGVRGRYAANHTGIRFGAVLQHIGIGSLPYFTARRALEKGLMVQVLPDWTFLASYHGGAWLLYSPTRYLPPKLRVLIDYLVECLEKEPTLGKPGKSSPMSMAVSEYELPESEGLF; encoded by the coding sequence GTGAGCATAAATCTTCCACTGCCGCTGCTGGGTGAAATGGCGATTTTCGTTAAGGTCGTCGAAACCGGCAGCTTCTCCGAAGCCGCACGCCAGCTGGGTTCTTCGCCCTCGGCTGTCAGTCGCAGCATCTCGCGCCTGGAAAAGGCCCTGGCCACTCGCCTGCTGCAGCGGACCACGCGCAAGTTACGTTTGAGCGACGGTGGCGAAGAGGTCTTCAAGCGCTGTCAGGAGATGGTCAACGCCGCCCGGTCAGTGATGGAAATCAGTGGCCAGTTCACCGACGAGCCCGAAGGGGTGGTGCGCCTCAGCGTCCCCAAAGCGGTAGGCCGAATTGTGATTCACCCGCATATGCCGGAATTTTTGCGCCGTTATCCCAAGGTGGATGTGGAGCTGTTGCTTGAGGATCGCCAGGTTGACCTGATCGACGATCACGTCGACCTGGCGATTCGGATCACCGACCGGCCACCCGCGGGATTGGTGGGGCGACAGTTGCTGAGCATCGACCATTTGCTCTGCGCCACACCTCAATACCTGGCTGAACATGGTACGCCAACTCACCCCCATGACTTGCTCAACCACAGTTGCATCTACCTGGGCGAAACCCCGAGCGATGCGCGCTGGAAGTTCAAGAAAGGCAGCAAAACGGTAACCGTCGGGGTGCGCGGGCGCTATGCCGCCAATCACACAGGTATACGTTTTGGCGCGGTACTGCAGCACATCGGCATCGGCAGCCTGCCGTACTTCACCGCGCGGCGTGCCTTGGAGAAGGGGTTGATGGTGCAAGTGCTGCCGGACTGGACTTTTCTGGCGTCCTACCATGGAGGCGCGTGGCTGCTGTACTCGCCCACTCGATACCTGCCTCCAAAGCTGCGGGTGTTGATCGATTACCTGGTGGAGTGCCTGGAGAAGGAGCCGACGTTGGGCAAGCCCGGCAAGTCGAGCCCAATGAGTATGGCTGTATCGGAATATGAGTTGCCCGAGAGCGAGGGCTTGTTCTGA